The genomic interval AAACTTCAGTCCACATTTACAATGACAGAAGCATACAATATTCAGTGCTTTCTTTTTATTAAGGACTAAATTTTTATTATAAAAACGTTTGCCAACGAGGTGCATAATTTAGGCTCCGTTTTACTTCGCCCAATTTATGCACCTGGCCTGTTATGGCAATTGAATAAAACAGAAAATCATGACACAGCCTACCTATCCTCTTATAATGATTTACAATAATAGGGTGTTACATGTAATACCAACAGAAGTTGATCTTTCTAAGCCTACCCCTTTTGATTATATCAGACCAACTGACCAAGAAGTTGCCTTTGACTCGAATGGCAATAAGTGGACCTACCTTCTCACTTCTAATCAATCTAATCAATTCGAAGATAGTCTTTCAAAAAAGCTTTTGTTGTATCTTTTCCCTAGTCCGGTACTAATAGTCAAGCCGGAATGGACAAAACAGGGCATTTATCAATTGGAGGAGCTAAAAGGGATAATCACTGAGTGTATAAGCAATGGTGATGGTGTTATCTCACCATTCACAGATGCAGATCGTATAGAAGTTGCAATCAGCCAAGCAAACTCCTTCAAGGAGTTGTATCAGAATCTGATTAAATATGGCTTTGATGTAGAAGAGAACAATCTTTGGCGAGAACAAAAGCATAATTAATAAAAGCCATCTACACCTAACCCATCGACAACTGTTGCTCAGCACAAGTTAAGCTTGAGTAAGCGGTATATGAGGGTTTATAGGCCATTTATAAACATAAGATGAAGTATAGATAATTTATATTGCTCTCATGGATGATCATTTGTTTTGAATACTAATTTTTACATACCACCATCAGCACATCTACAGGATGTAATTCATTCTATCTGGCAGGTGGAGCAGATTACTTCTTTTCAAACGGAATACATTATACCCAAAGGAGTTATAGAAGTTATTTTTAATTTTAGCAGCGGTGTTCCTATTCCTGCCCAACTACAGGGAAAGCAGTATACCTTATCCCAGTGCTTCATCAATGGCTTTAATACGGCACCTGTACAACTCCAACTCCCGGAGCATCATGTATTTTTTGGCGTAGTCTTTCAGCCCATGGCCATAAAGAAAATTTTCAAAACACCTGCCAGTGAGTTTTCAGATATTGCCGTGGATGTAACCGGGCTTGATCCAAGTTTTCATTCGCTCTGGCATCAGCTGGCAGAACAAGATCATTTTAACAACCGGGTTGCAGTTCTTTGCCAATGGATGGAAAGAAAACTATTTGACTGGCAGCCTCAGGAAAAGCTAATCAATCAGTTTTTGTATGCCTCTAACCAGCACGACTTACCAGTGAAGGTGCTTGCTGATACGATATGTTATTCTCCCAGACATTTGTCACGGAAACTCGTAGAGACCACTGGCATGAATACGGAAGAAATATTGCTGTATAAGAAGTACCTGCATGCCCTTCATCTGATGCATCACACCAATTTATCTCTCACCGAAATTTCCTATCAAAGTCATTTTTCCGATCAATCGCATTTTATCAAATCATTTAAAGCCTATACCCACATGACACCAGGAGAGTACAAGCAGAACAAAGGGTTGGTGAAAGGGCACCTCTACGAAGATGTCCGTTAAATACAATTCTACGGGGTAGCCTGCTGCTATCTTTGAAGAAAAAAACGCCACATGAAAAAGATTTTTTTATTTGCCTCTATCAGTATTGCCAGCGGATTGCTGTTTGTTAATTTGTACACTTCTTTGGTAGATGCCAGATCGTGGGGAGGCGATATTCCCAACTCCATCGCCACAGCCAGAGAATATTATAAATCAGTCAATCCGGGAGATTTTTTCAGGATATTTTCTCCCCTCAATCAGGTTATAGGGTTAATCGTGCTTATTCTCTTCTGGAAAGCTTCTGCCTCTATCCGTTTGTATCTGGGTGCAGCATTTGTCCTTTATGTATTGGGAGATTTATTTACGTTTGCCTTCTTTTATCCCCGCAATGATATTATGTTTACGACTGCCCAGCTAACCGATGTAGCCTTGCTCAAAAAAACATGGACTGAATGGGATACCATGAACTGGGTACGTTCCTTACTTGTATTAGCCGGGCTCATCTTCTCCTTTGTGTCTTTACATAAAATATATGCTCCTCAGGAGAAAAGGCAAATTCAGTATTCCTAAACTGCCGTCTGGAAAATTTGCAGAATGAAATCTAAATTCCCTTTACCGCAAACCATTCGCTCATTTATTTGTATCGTAATGATATTGCGTTTAATTTGAACGCTTATTAATATTCATATAATATGGCGCTGATTAAGCCGGTAAGGGGAATTTATCCTAAACTAGGCCAGAATTGTTTTCTGGCAGATAATGCTACAGTAGTAGGTGAAGTAGTAATGGGCGATAATTGCAGTGTATGGTTTAATGCCGTTGTGCGTGGTGATGTACACTCGATCACGATTGGCAATAATACCAATATTCAGGATGGGGCGGTGATTCATTGTACCTATCAGAAAGCGCCTACTGTTATCGGAAATGAGGTTTCTATTGCTCACAATGCGGTTGTACATGGCTGCACCATCGAAGACCAAGTGCTGATCGGCATGGGGGCTATTGTAATGGATCATGCCATTATTAAAACGGGTTCTATTATTGCGGCTGGTGCTATTGTGCTACAGAATACGGTAGTAGAAGCTGGTAGTATTTATGCAGGCAATCCGGCAAAATTCATCAAAAAAGTAAGCTCCGAACAAATACAGCTCATCAGCCGGACAGCCAATAATTATATATTTTATAAAGAATGGTTTAAAGAATAAGCAAGAACTTTATTCGCTTTTACTGTCTCTTTTATTTAAATACGCTAGTACCTGCTCAGCGGAAAGCAGATCACCTTTATCGCCATATTTTTCAATACGCTGGAGTTCACCTGCAATGAGTTCACTACGGGTTCCATAGGTTTTTCCTTGCGAATGATGCACTTTTTCGAGCCAGGGTAAAGCTGACCCTGGCTGGCTGTACAAGCGGATTTGCGGATATATTCTTAAAGCGGCAGTTATTGCAGTCATAAAAGCACGTAACTGGTGAAATGGAGCAGCCGTGATGTGCAGACTGGTATATCTTTGTTGCCGGGCAAAATGCATGAGTGCCTCTGCTTCAACTAAAGTATGAATGATGGGAGTTTCCGGTAATGGTACACCCTTGATCGCATATTCATGTATATTTTCTCTCACTAGCTTTTGTTTCCAGGCATCGAATCCCGGATGTCCGCTGATAGGCTGGGTATCTATAATCAGAATTTGTTTAGTGTAAGAATGTTTAAGTAATTCAATGCTCTTATGCAGCACAGAAGCCTCATTATCCTCTGTTTGCCCAAATAAAAACACACCGTCTGTAGACGTTTCCGGTTGAACATCCGCATAGATACGGATCAGCAATTCAATCATAGCAATCAAATTAATTTCGCAATAATACGCCTTTATATACATTTTACAGCCATATATAAACTCCGAAAATGCAGTGCTCAAATAAAAAAGCCAGACAATCATCGTCTGGCTTTTTCCGAATATATGAATATAATTAATCTACTGTGCAGGAATTAGTTCAATCCGGTACTCATTGCTGCCGGTTTTTGGATTTGTTACTGTATAGGTAACTATCAGGCTTTCATCTGAAAGCGTTTCCACATTTACTTCACTGGGATTTCCGGTACTGAAAGTAATTTTTTTCGGATTTTGATTCTCATCAAATTCCCAGGTGCCGGAAGTAGTATTTCCATTGATATCTATGAGTGTGAAAGCAGTGGCACTTGTAAAATTTAATCGGTAGGCATCGTAATTCTGTGAATTTGGCGTACTTCCGGCCGGATTAGAATATACCACCTGATTGCCCACCCGTACCAGACGTACCTTCCAGTTCTTGGAAATCATTTCTGTTTTACTTTTCGGTTTAGCATCATCGCCTTTACAAGCAGCAAGCAGGGAAACCAGAATGCAGAGAAGTAGCCAGGAGAAAGGCTTCAAATTTTTCATTTGCCTATATTTTGAATTTTGTATGGGATTGTTTGCTAATTTACTAATTAAGTAACATGCGAACCAAATCCTGTGGCTGAATATGTGGATAAATGATATATTTTAAATGTAAGTATAGCTGATTTTTTTAAAGCTACCATCTGTGCAAAAACACATCATACCTAAGCTAGCAATAGTACGCAGAAGCAGCGTAACGCCTGCAAAAAGCAAAAATGCCGAAAGTCTATTCCGGCATTTTTGATATTATATTCTAACTAAGATTCAGAAGCTCAATTATTCTTGTTTTTAGCTTTTTTTCCTTTTTTGCCCTTCTTTTTCTTCCCGGTACCGGTATCTTCAACAACATTTTTCTTCTTTTTCTTTTTGGCTTTTACTGCAGGTAAATCTAAAATCCCCAATCCCAATGTATCATTTACTTGTTTTTTTAGGGAATCTGCCTGATTGGCTAATAGTTTCCGGCTTTCTTTTCCAGCATAGGGAGCCAGCAATACGCCAGCTGCCGCACCTGCCAGCAAGCCAGCTATAAATCCCAATAATGAAGGCTGATCCTGGTTATCCTGCGCCATATTTTATTCTAAAGCTAAAAAAATATCTGATGTATAAGGTAAACAATTTAATGGATAAAAACCAGATTTCACTCTATAAATTATCTCAAATAGAAACACCATGTTAATTACCCATAGTTTCCCATCTTTCTACTTATATATTGTAGTTAATCTTTCTGTGAAAACATTAGTTTATTGTTTACTTTCTGGGAAACACATTTATGCCGCAGGTTCAGGTTAACCTCTTTAAGCACCCGGTTTTGTCTTTCCAGTTCGTTCATTCGATGCAAGATAACCTGGTCTCTTGCTTCCAGCTCTTCGAGCATTTTTCGGTAATCCGTTAACATGTCAGTATTTCCACGTAGGAGAGAATGCGTATCATCTGATCAAAAAGTATTTTATTTAGTCTATAAAACCAGTTCCGCTCTCACAACTCCTTTTTGCAATATTAAACCGGCAGCAAATGGCAGTAATAGTCCTGAAAATATTTAATTATACTTTTAATGAACGCTGGAGGTTACACTTCTTTCTGAGAATTTTACAAAATGTTAAGTAAACGCTTGTTTCTTTTATCTATGAACTGCAAAGTTATTCCTGAGTTAAGGCAAGGGTTCACTTGATTCTTTCAAAAATAGCTATTGAGCAGAATCAAAAACTTTCCGGCCGGATGTTCTTTGAATAAACCGCCGGGTTTATGTACTTTAGATTTTTATTGACTCAACACGTATAATTTATACAAATATGCCTGAACATAGATCCATTGAAAGTGTATTAGACACGCAACAGAAAAAACTGGCTTTTTTTCAGAATCTGATTTTAGTAGCCGCTGCCGATGGTGTATTAGAAGACCAGGAAAGCGATTTTCTGCTCACCATCGGGAATAAATTAGGCCTTCATCCGGATGAAGTAATGCCTATTGCCGACAACCTGAGTGTACTAAGTTTTATTATTCCGACCAGTGGCTTGCAAAAAACCCTGGAACTCCAGACACTGGTACAAATGATGATGGAAGATGGAGAAGTTCATGACCGTGAATATGTACTTTGCCTCGAATATGCACACCGGATTGGCTATACAAAAGAAATTCTTGATACAATGATTGACCAGTTTGCACAGGGTGATACCAATAAATAACACTCAGCTTCTGTCTATTGTCAATGGTCTTTAGTTTATGCTGAATACTACTGTACCATTGACAACCTATGTCCGGTATACATGTATCAATGCAGAGAATTGTTTCTAACCCTGTATCACATCATTTTGCTGTTAACCTCTCCCCTTCTATTCCCGTATTACTAGGCACTAATGATTATAGTTTCAGCCAAAAGCCGGAATTATATTAATAAAGTATTCCGGCTTTTGGCTGAAACAGCATTGGTAATACAAAGAATATTTATGGCCATTTATACGTGTCTGAAAAGATAAGTATTCTGGTTCTGGTGGTTATGCATATATTGCCATTCGGCCAATCAGGAAATATTCCATGATTTTTAACTATCACGGCAATGAGCTTAAAAAACTATTTTGAAAAACGTGATTTCACCAGAACGCCCGAACCTCAGAAAGGTGAAAAAATTACCGGCGATACTTTGCACTTTGTAGTTCAACGTCACCAGGCTTCTAAATTGCATTATGATTTCAGGCTGGAGATGGATGGAGTGCTCAAAAGCTGGGTTATACCCAAAGGCCCTTCTATGAACCCGAAGGATAAGCGGCTGGCAGTAATGGTAGAAGATCATCCCCTGGAATACCGCACTTTTGAAGGAGAAATTCCGGAAGGCAACTATGGCGCAGGCATTGTTACCATATGGGATGAAGGAACTTATCAGGTAGCACCCGATAATGAAGAACCATCCGATGAAAAAACTTTGCTCTCACAGCTCAAAAAGGGAAGCCTGACATTTATATTGAAAGGAAAACGGCTCAAGGGTATTTTTTCTCTGGTAAAACTTCAGAAAGGCGATCCGGATTCCTGGCTGCTGATTAAGAAAAAGGATGAAGAAGCCACCGAAAAAGCCTATAATAGCGAAGATTTTGTAAAAAAAGCCGCCATTAAAACAACCCGGACCAGAAAAACTCAGAAAAAACCGTCTGCCGGTAAGCCCGATCCATCCCCCAAGGTCCTGCAATGGGAACAGAAGCGGCAGCAAAAGAAACAAAAGGAAACCGGTATGAAAAATCAAAAAACAGGCATAGCGAAGGAGTGGAAGTAGAAATAGCCGGACAAACCCTGAATTTAAGTAACCTGGATAAAGTTTACTGGCCAGACGAAGGCTATACGAAAGGTGATCTGATCAATTATTACAGGCAAGTAGCCAGATGGATGCTTCCTTACCTAAAAGACAGGCCACAATCACTGCACCGGCACCCAAATGGAATAAAAGAGGCAGGTTTTTACCAGCGTGATATCAAAAGCCAGCTGCCTGACTGGATCGAAACTGTTGAGATTTACTCCGAATCTACCAAACGTAACCTGGCACATATTCTCTGCCAGGACGAAGCCACATTAACCTATCTCAATAATCTGGGTTGTATTGAAATTCATCCCTGGAACTCGAGGGTACAATCACTGGAAAAACCCGATTATGCAGCTATAGATTTAGATCCCGGAGAAAATACCTATGACCAGGTAGTAGAAGTGGCCCTGGAAGTAAAACAGGTATTGGATCATGCCGGCGTTAGCTGCTATTGTAAAACCTCAGGTGCAACCGGTATGCACATTTTTGTTCCCCTGGGACGTCAGTATACTTTTGACGAAGCAGAAATATTTGCCAGACGAGTGGCTGAACTTGTACATGCCCGGCTCCCGGAATTAACCAGCCTGGAAAGAAGCCCCAAACAGCGCCGCAAACAGGTTTATATAGATTATCTGCAAAATAATATCGGACAATCGCTAGCGGCTGCTTACAGTGTACGGCCAATACCCGGAGCTACTGTCTCTACTCCCCTGCTCTGGAGCGAAGTAAAAAAAGGATTAAGTCCCTCTGATTTCAACATTCATACAGTACCAGAACGGATCAACCAGCTGGGCGATATTTTCGGAGGAGTTTTAGGTTCTGGCATTGATCTGGAAAAATGTCTGGAAAAGCTTAAATCCGGCTCGTAAAATAATAGGCTGTTCACAGATACTGGTACTTATGACTGGTATTGTACACCCTGGCTGAATAATTTTGCTGTTACACCAACCGTGGCCTGCCCACCTTATTATGTGCAACATTTCAATATATGGAGATCAATAATTACTAATCAAAGTAAAATCTGGTAGGTAATGTATATACTACTACATGTTCATTTGCTGATAGTTGAAAAAATATATATAAATTCACACTTTTCTAATAAAATTTCTTTTGAGTGTTGGACCAGAAGCCTGATATAAAAATACTACTTGTAGACGACCGGGAGGATAACCTTTTATCCATCGAAGCAGTACTGGGACAAGATAAATACTTGTATTCCAGGGCTAATTCAGGCAGGCAAGCCCTTAAAATCCTGCTTAAAGAACAGGATTTTTCCCTCATCCTGATGGATGTACAAATGCCTGATCTGAATGGATTTGAAACAGCTACCATGATCTATGACCGGGAGAAGCTCAAAAATATCCCTATTATTTTTATCACTGCCCACGATTATGGCGACGAAAATATGTATAAAGGTTATAAGGCAGGTGCGGTAGATTATATATTCAAACCCATTAATGCCGATCTGCTGAAAGCCAAAGTATCTGTTTTTATTGACCTCTATAAAAAGAATAACCAGTTGCGGCTGCAGGAGCAGAAGCTGAAAGCCATCAATAATGAACTGGAAGAAAGAGTAAGACAACGGACAGAGGAATTGTTGAAAAAGAATATTGAACTGGAATCTAAAAACCTGGAACTCAACAAGATCAATTACGACCTGGATAATTTCGTATATACGGCTTCTCATGACCTGAAAGGCCCGATTGCCAACCTGGAAGGATTAATCCATATGCTCAACCGCAAACTCAAGGACAAAATCACCGATGAGGAATTGCAGTTGTTTAACATGATCCACATGTCTATTTCCAAATTCAATCATACGATTAAAGACCTGACTGAAATTACCAGGGTGCAAAAAGACATGAATGAGGAACTGGAATATATTTCTTTTGCCGAAATTACTGACGATATTAAAAGAGATATTCAGAAACTGATTGATGAATCCAATGCGGTGGTTGTTGAAAACTTTGGAGTAGATAAAATTATGTATGCCCGTAAAAATCTCCGGAGCATACTATATAACCTGATTACCAATGGCATAAAATACCGCTCCTCTGACCGGGAAGCAGAAATTACAATTAGTACTTATCAGGAAGAAGATTTTATTGTGCTCTCTGTACAGGATAATGGATTGGGGCTAAATCCTAACCAGCAATCCAAATTATTCAATATGTTTAAGCGCTTACATACCCATGTAGAAGGTTCAGGCATTGGCTTGTATATTGTAAAGCGTATTGTGGAAAACAGCGGTGGGCGTATTCAGGTAGAAAGTGAACCGGGTAAAGGCACTACATTCCGGGTATATTTTAAAAAAGCGCTTGCTACCAACGGAACCCCTGTCATGAGCAGATAAAGAAACATATTGCCTTTCAAAATTTAATGGGTAACTTCAATTACAGGATTTTGAATAATAATTTTGCATCTGTTTAAAATCCATTATTCCGGCTACCAGCTTTTTCACATCCGCAAGTGTAGCGTTTTTATTTATCTAATTTCCCGTCTTTCTGAAGCCTTTCTATAATTTCGGGATTATTCCTGGGGTCCTGATTTGCTGCCTGTGAGTTAAAATGTATTTTCAGATTTTTATCTTTTCCTTCTGCCTCCAGGGGTTCATTAATGACAATCCAGGGCAGATAGGCCGAAGAATATAAAGGCTGAATAAAACCACAATACTGCCGCTTGCCATCTACTGTAACTACAAACATATGCCCATGTACGCTGGTCTGAAAGCCACTTAACTGGCTAAGCGGAATGGTAAGCGTTGCCGTATTATTGTCTGGGTTGTAGGATTTTATCTGGTTATAGCTGAGAAAAGGCTTTGTCTGAAGCTGTATTGTATCCAGATTCAACTGGGAATAATCGATATCCCACTTGTATGAATTCACCTGTTTTGCCAGA from Rhodocytophaga rosea carries:
- a CDS encoding helix-turn-helix domain-containing protein codes for the protein MNTNFYIPPSAHLQDVIHSIWQVEQITSFQTEYIIPKGVIEVIFNFSSGVPIPAQLQGKQYTLSQCFINGFNTAPVQLQLPEHHVFFGVVFQPMAIKKIFKTPASEFSDIAVDVTGLDPSFHSLWHQLAEQDHFNNRVAVLCQWMERKLFDWQPQEKLINQFLYASNQHDLPVKVLADTICYSPRHLSRKLVETTGMNTEEILLYKKYLHALHLMHHTNLSLTEISYQSHFSDQSHFIKSFKAYTHMTPGEYKQNKGLVKGHLYEDVR
- a CDS encoding DUF1772 domain-containing protein, whose protein sequence is MKKIFLFASISIASGLLFVNLYTSLVDARSWGGDIPNSIATAREYYKSVNPGDFFRIFSPLNQVIGLIVLILFWKASASIRLYLGAAFVLYVLGDLFTFAFFYPRNDIMFTTAQLTDVALLKKTWTEWDTMNWVRSLLVLAGLIFSFVSLHKIYAPQEKRQIQYS
- a CDS encoding gamma carbonic anhydrase family protein; the protein is MALIKPVRGIYPKLGQNCFLADNATVVGEVVMGDNCSVWFNAVVRGDVHSITIGNNTNIQDGAVIHCTYQKAPTVIGNEVSIAHNAVVHGCTIEDQVLIGMGAIVMDHAIIKTGSIIAAGAIVLQNTVVEAGSIYAGNPAKFIKKVSSEQIQLISRTANNYIFYKEWFKE
- a CDS encoding YdcF family protein — its product is MIELLIRIYADVQPETSTDGVFLFGQTEDNEASVLHKSIELLKHSYTKQILIIDTQPISGHPGFDAWKQKLVRENIHEYAIKGVPLPETPIIHTLVEAEALMHFARQQRYTSLHITAAPFHQLRAFMTAITAALRIYPQIRLYSQPGSALPWLEKVHHSQGKTYGTRSELIAGELQRIEKYGDKGDLLSAEQVLAYLNKRDSKSE
- a CDS encoding lipocalin family protein; protein product: MKNLKPFSWLLLCILVSLLAACKGDDAKPKSKTEMISKNWKVRLVRVGNQVVYSNPAGSTPNSQNYDAYRLNFTSATAFTLIDINGNTTSGTWEFDENQNPKKITFSTGNPSEVNVETLSDESLIVTYTVTNPKTGSNEYRIELIPAQ
- a CDS encoding YtxH domain-containing protein, giving the protein MAQDNQDQPSLLGFIAGLLAGAAAGVLLAPYAGKESRKLLANQADSLKKQVNDTLGLGILDLPAVKAKKKKKKNVVEDTGTGKKKKGKKGKKAKNKNN
- a CDS encoding tellurite resistance TerB family protein yields the protein MPEHRSIESVLDTQQKKLAFFQNLILVAAADGVLEDQESDFLLTIGNKLGLHPDEVMPIADNLSVLSFIIPTSGLQKTLELQTLVQMMMEDGEVHDREYVLCLEYAHRIGYTKEILDTMIDQFAQGDTNK
- a CDS encoding DNA polymerase ligase N-terminal domain-containing protein — encoded protein: MSLKNYFEKRDFTRTPEPQKGEKITGDTLHFVVQRHQASKLHYDFRLEMDGVLKSWVIPKGPSMNPKDKRLAVMVEDHPLEYRTFEGEIPEGNYGAGIVTIWDEGTYQVAPDNEEPSDEKTLLSQLKKGSLTFILKGKRLKGIFSLVKLQKGDPDSWLLIKKKDEEATEKAYNSEDFVKKAAIKTTRTRKTQKKPSAGKPDPSPKVLQWEQKRQQKKQKETGMKNQKTGIAKEWK
- the ligD gene encoding non-homologous end-joining DNA ligase, which codes for MGTEAAAKETKGNRYEKSKNRHSEGVEVEIAGQTLNLSNLDKVYWPDEGYTKGDLINYYRQVARWMLPYLKDRPQSLHRHPNGIKEAGFYQRDIKSQLPDWIETVEIYSESTKRNLAHILCQDEATLTYLNNLGCIEIHPWNSRVQSLEKPDYAAIDLDPGENTYDQVVEVALEVKQVLDHAGVSCYCKTSGATGMHIFVPLGRQYTFDEAEIFARRVAELVHARLPELTSLERSPKQRRKQVYIDYLQNNIGQSLAAAYSVRPIPGATVSTPLLWSEVKKGLSPSDFNIHTVPERINQLGDIFGGVLGSGIDLEKCLEKLKSGS
- a CDS encoding hybrid sensor histidine kinase/response regulator, yielding MLDQKPDIKILLVDDREDNLLSIEAVLGQDKYLYSRANSGRQALKILLKEQDFSLILMDVQMPDLNGFETATMIYDREKLKNIPIIFITAHDYGDENMYKGYKAGAVDYIFKPINADLLKAKVSVFIDLYKKNNQLRLQEQKLKAINNELEERVRQRTEELLKKNIELESKNLELNKINYDLDNFVYTASHDLKGPIANLEGLIHMLNRKLKDKITDEELQLFNMIHMSISKFNHTIKDLTEITRVQKDMNEELEYISFAEITDDIKRDIQKLIDESNAVVVENFGVDKIMYARKNLRSILYNLITNGIKYRSSDREAEITISTYQEEDFIVLSVQDNGLGLNPNQQSKLFNMFKRLHTHVEGSGIGLYIVKRIVENSGGRIQVESEPGKGTTFRVYFKKALATNGTPVMSR